A region from the Polyangium spumosum genome encodes:
- the drmC gene encoding DISARM system phospholipase D-like protein DrmC, which produces MKFDAWLDEATASDLAALSQCLVDGRIPFPPRRSSVQLAGFGESAVAFLEGLQGTDPKVIAWMLERLAEERRHADDRYASMVRLVWSGASERTQGFRDTREVLDGLFAKAERQVLISTYVIHNGRSVFAPLARRIRERPGIEVELYVNLPSRTGLPADERADVAAYRETFAREHWPEDLLLPAMYYDPESRKLDASRASLHAKCVVVDARWAFVTSANFTEAAQERNIEAGVLLDHPRVAEALAGRFRALREAGRLRVLG; this is translated from the coding sequence GTGAAGTTCGACGCGTGGCTCGACGAGGCGACCGCGTCGGACCTCGCGGCGCTTTCGCAATGCCTCGTGGACGGCCGTATCCCGTTCCCGCCGCGCCGGAGCTCGGTCCAGCTCGCGGGCTTCGGCGAGAGCGCGGTGGCCTTCCTGGAAGGGCTCCAGGGCACCGACCCGAAGGTCATCGCCTGGATGCTCGAGCGCCTTGCCGAGGAGCGGAGGCACGCCGATGATCGTTACGCGAGCATGGTGCGGCTCGTGTGGAGCGGCGCGAGCGAGCGGACGCAGGGCTTCCGGGATACCCGCGAGGTGCTCGACGGCCTCTTCGCGAAGGCGGAGCGGCAGGTGCTCATCTCGACGTATGTGATCCACAACGGCCGAAGCGTATTCGCGCCGCTGGCGAGGCGTATCCGGGAGCGTCCGGGGATCGAGGTCGAGCTGTACGTGAACCTGCCGTCGAGAACGGGCCTTCCCGCCGATGAGCGGGCCGATGTCGCGGCATACCGGGAGACATTCGCACGGGAGCACTGGCCCGAGGATTTGCTCTTGCCGGCTATGTATTACGATCCCGAGAGCCGGAAGCTCGACGCTTCACGCGCGAGCCTGCACGCGAAGTGCGTGGTCGTCGACGCGCGCTGGGCGTTCGTGACGTCGGCGAATTTCACGGAGGCGGCGCAGGAGCGAAACATCGAGGCGGGCGTATTGCTGGATCACCCGAGGGTGGCCGAAGCGCTGGCGGGGAGGTTCCGGGCGTTGCGGGAGGCGGGGAGGCTGCGGGTCTTGGGGTGA
- a CDS encoding Eco57I restriction-modification methylase domain-containing protein has product MDTNERLHTEWLGMAQPEGLVVTTAALKAAEANITWPVIELQATLRELAGERKHIADLRGFLRDILDWGGEQLVSGAELPHSLRVHLDGGEWLVPTFALRSIDEPETFVLLVEETHRKELDAASDDKRWSATPHQRFERLLRETGVPMGLLSNGRDFRLVYAPKGESAGWVTFRLAEMLSVDGRPLLGAMHMLLNERRILSLEDKKRLGALLAASREYQNTVSNKLREQILAALRELLGGFERADRIAEGAILGDVRRDHRQEIYTGLVTVLMRMVFVLYAEERGLLPMESDLYASGYSLSRLHALLTEDRNRYGDTIDDRYGAWGRVITLFRLLHDGVRAADGLSLPPRKGSFFDPDAFPFLEGRPRGAVRQAGEILDLPRVSDGVVHRVLDRLLVLDGERLQYKGLDVEQIGSVYEGLMGFEIEVAEGDSLCLMPEHVVVDLESLVRLSGAERVKEIKARANLDLKDKAGAEVKNASSVEALAAALGKRVSPRQPGILAKGSLYLQPGEERRRTGSHYTPRSLTLPIVETTLRPVLERLGKEVRPEGILDLKICDPAMGSGAFLVEACRQLADKLVDAWRRTGTMPELPRDEDPVLHARRLIAQKCIYGVDKNPLAVDLARLSMWLVTFAKEHPFTFVDHSLRHGDSLVGLSKEQIASLSLDVSKGKQIETVRAVVSEKVKEAEALRARIHAMGDPPENDELRELWEAANEALGTVRMLGDLVVAAYFAEGSDKARKKAIEDVGVKVGVWLATGQFDAELRGMVAGLREGERAVPAFHWEIEFPEVFGRGNPGFDCFVGNPPFAGKNTIGASSGAMYIEWLVLSAAGSNGKSDLVGYFFRRAFELTRDRGTMGMIATNTLSQGDTRASSLTPILLNGGSIYAARRRVTWPHAAAVIVSIVHIIKRAVPVDCNLDGKVVGRISAFLFDGQNDTDPARLVINENKSFQGSNISGKGFTFDDQTDGASPVARMREVIAANPASQDRIFPYIGGEELNSSPAQSPHRWVIRFGRLGEEECRDKWPGLMAIVEALVKPVREAGPRNPQADYLRARWWHWHTERPSLYEAMESRKLVLANSQVSAHLAFAAQPTDRVFGHTLNIFVLPIERGFAILQSRVHECWARFFGSSMKDDLRYTPSDCFETFPFPPNYEQNPTLESIGREYYGFRAALMIENNEGLTKTYNRFHNPDERSPQIKKLRDLHAQMDRAVLDAYGWTDIQPVYDFRPQLDESIRFTWGEDTRDEVLARLLELNRVIAAKEAEEAKQAEAKKPTKKGGGGKKRGKKDEATLELPMGKGGEKA; this is encoded by the coding sequence ATGGACACCAACGAACGCCTCCACACCGAATGGCTCGGCATGGCGCAGCCCGAGGGGCTCGTCGTCACCACCGCCGCCCTCAAGGCCGCCGAGGCGAACATCACCTGGCCGGTGATCGAGCTCCAGGCCACGCTGCGCGAGCTCGCCGGGGAACGGAAGCACATCGCCGATCTGCGCGGCTTCCTCCGCGACATCCTCGACTGGGGAGGCGAGCAGCTCGTCTCCGGCGCCGAGCTCCCGCACTCCCTCCGCGTGCATCTCGACGGCGGCGAGTGGCTCGTCCCGACGTTCGCGCTCCGCTCGATCGACGAGCCGGAGACGTTCGTCCTCCTCGTCGAGGAGACGCACCGGAAGGAGCTCGACGCCGCCTCGGACGACAAGCGCTGGAGCGCCACGCCCCACCAGCGCTTCGAGCGGCTCCTGCGCGAGACGGGGGTGCCCATGGGGCTCCTCTCGAATGGGCGCGATTTCCGGCTCGTGTACGCGCCCAAGGGAGAGAGCGCCGGGTGGGTGACGTTCCGGCTCGCCGAGATGCTCAGCGTGGACGGGCGTCCGCTGCTCGGCGCGATGCACATGCTCCTCAACGAGCGGCGTATCCTCTCGCTGGAGGACAAGAAGCGCCTCGGCGCGCTGCTCGCCGCGAGCCGCGAGTACCAGAACACCGTCTCGAACAAGCTCCGCGAGCAGATCCTCGCCGCCTTGCGCGAGCTGCTCGGCGGGTTCGAGCGGGCGGATCGGATCGCCGAGGGCGCCATTCTCGGGGACGTGCGGCGCGACCATCGGCAGGAGATTTACACGGGCCTCGTCACCGTGCTCATGCGTATGGTGTTCGTCCTGTACGCCGAGGAGCGGGGCCTACTCCCGATGGAGTCGGACCTCTACGCGAGCGGCTACTCGCTCTCGCGCCTGCATGCGCTGCTCACGGAGGATCGCAATCGGTACGGCGACACGATCGACGATCGTTATGGCGCGTGGGGCCGGGTGATCACGCTGTTCCGGCTCCTGCACGACGGCGTGCGCGCAGCCGATGGCCTCTCCCTTCCGCCGCGGAAGGGCTCGTTCTTCGATCCGGACGCGTTCCCTTTCCTCGAAGGCCGCCCGCGGGGCGCGGTGCGGCAGGCGGGGGAGATCCTCGACTTGCCGCGCGTCAGTGACGGCGTGGTCCATCGCGTGCTCGATCGGCTGCTCGTGCTCGATGGCGAGCGGCTCCAGTACAAGGGGCTCGACGTCGAGCAGATCGGGAGCGTGTACGAAGGGCTGATGGGCTTCGAGATCGAGGTGGCGGAGGGGGATTCGCTTTGCCTGATGCCCGAGCACGTGGTGGTGGATCTCGAATCACTCGTGCGGCTCTCGGGCGCGGAGCGGGTGAAGGAGATCAAGGCGCGGGCGAACCTCGATTTGAAGGACAAGGCCGGGGCCGAGGTGAAAAACGCCAGCAGCGTGGAGGCGCTCGCGGCGGCGCTCGGGAAGAGGGTTTCGCCGAGGCAACCGGGGATCCTGGCGAAGGGGTCTTTGTATTTGCAGCCCGGGGAGGAGCGGCGGCGGACGGGGTCGCATTACACGCCGCGGTCGCTCACGTTGCCGATCGTGGAGACGACGCTGCGGCCGGTGCTGGAGCGGCTCGGGAAGGAGGTGCGGCCGGAGGGGATCCTCGACCTGAAGATCTGCGATCCTGCGATGGGGTCGGGAGCGTTTTTGGTGGAGGCGTGCCGGCAGCTCGCGGACAAGCTGGTGGACGCGTGGCGGCGGACGGGGACGATGCCGGAGCTGCCGCGGGACGAGGATCCGGTGCTGCATGCACGGCGGTTGATCGCGCAGAAGTGCATTTACGGGGTGGACAAGAACCCGCTCGCGGTGGACCTGGCGCGGCTGTCGATGTGGCTCGTGACGTTTGCGAAGGAGCATCCGTTCACGTTTGTGGATCATTCGCTGCGGCATGGGGATTCGCTGGTCGGGCTTTCGAAGGAGCAGATCGCGAGCCTTTCGCTTGATGTCTCGAAGGGGAAGCAGATCGAGACGGTGCGGGCGGTCGTCTCCGAGAAGGTGAAGGAGGCGGAGGCGCTGCGGGCGCGGATTCATGCGATGGGGGATCCGCCGGAGAACGACGAGCTGCGGGAGCTGTGGGAGGCGGCGAACGAGGCGCTCGGGACGGTGCGGATGCTGGGGGATCTGGTCGTCGCGGCGTACTTCGCGGAGGGTTCGGACAAGGCGCGGAAGAAGGCGATCGAGGACGTCGGGGTGAAGGTCGGGGTGTGGCTCGCGACGGGGCAGTTCGACGCGGAGCTACGGGGGATGGTGGCGGGGCTGCGGGAGGGGGAGCGGGCGGTGCCGGCTTTCCATTGGGAGATCGAGTTTCCGGAGGTGTTTGGGCGGGGGAATCCGGGGTTCGATTGTTTCGTGGGGAATCCGCCGTTCGCCGGTAAGAATACGATTGGCGCATCGAGCGGCGCCATGTACATCGAGTGGCTGGTACTCAGCGCCGCCGGGTCGAATGGCAAGAGTGATTTGGTCGGCTACTTTTTCCGACGCGCCTTCGAGCTGACACGTGATCGAGGGACCATGGGTATGATTGCCACGAACACGCTGTCGCAGGGAGATACGCGGGCGAGTTCGCTCACGCCGATCCTGCTGAATGGTGGATCGATCTACGCTGCGAGGCGACGCGTGACATGGCCACACGCTGCCGCGGTGATCGTCAGCATCGTGCACATCATCAAACGGGCCGTCCCTGTCGACTGCAATCTCGACGGCAAGGTCGTCGGGCGAATATCTGCATTCTTGTTCGACGGGCAGAACGACACGGACCCGGCCCGTCTCGTGATCAACGAGAACAAGAGCTTTCAAGGTAGCAACATCAGCGGTAAAGGGTTCACGTTCGACGACCAAACGGACGGCGCCTCACCGGTTGCGCGGATGAGAGAAGTCATCGCGGCGAACCCCGCGAGCCAGGATCGAATCTTCCCGTACATCGGGGGCGAGGAGCTGAACTCGAGCCCGGCCCAAAGCCCTCATCGTTGGGTCATCCGGTTTGGTCGACTCGGCGAGGAAGAGTGTCGAGACAAATGGCCGGGGCTAATGGCGATTGTCGAGGCTCTGGTAAAGCCCGTCCGCGAAGCAGGACCTCGGAATCCGCAGGCAGACTACTTGCGTGCTCGGTGGTGGCATTGGCACACGGAGCGTCCCAGCCTCTACGAGGCGATGGAGTCACGAAAGTTGGTGCTCGCCAACTCCCAGGTCAGTGCACACTTAGCCTTTGCTGCTCAGCCGACAGATCGGGTCTTCGGCCACACCTTAAACATATTCGTACTGCCGATTGAACGTGGCTTTGCGATTCTGCAATCACGGGTCCATGAGTGCTGGGCGCGGTTCTTCGGCTCGTCGATGAAGGACGACCTTCGCTACACCCCCTCCGACTGCTTCGAAACCTTCCCCTTCCCGCCGAACTACGAACAAAATCCCACCCTCGAATCCATCGGCCGCGAATACTACGGCTTCCGCGCCGCCCTCATGATCGAGAACAACGAGGGCCTCACCAAGACCTACAACCGCTTCCACAACCCCGACGAGCGCTCACCCCAAATCAAAAAACTCCGCGACCTCCACGCCCAGATGGACCGCGCCGTCCTCGACGCCTACGGTTGGACCGACATCCAGCCCGTCTACGACTTCCGGCCCCAGCTCGACGAGTCCATCCGGTTCACCTGGGGCGAGGACACGCGCGACGAGGTCCTCGCGCGGCTGCTCGAGCTCAATCGCGTGATCGCCGCGAAGGAGGCCGAGGAGGCGAAACAGGCCGAGGCGAAGAAGCCCACCAAGAAGGGCGGCGGAGGGAAGAAGCGGGGGAAGAAGGACGAGGCGACGCTGGAGTTGCCCATGGGGAAGGGCGGGGAGAAGGCGTAA
- the drmB gene encoding DUF1998 domain-containing protein: MSKDLWKVGVKWREKRPEGTIRHSQIITTYGPGALVDFVDDAAIVAGLSWWAKGEQITEDRLLAMLSKEPDFRNVKLHAPPASGRELESPDRKWIKAFRFPEWFICQNEHCWEDGGLAPRKDGAKPRRLLRINQLDGTGHKCKGGKGKASKVQPVRFTRACPAGHLDDIAWIDLAHLRRKEADPCRRPILWIDEAAASGDLDDVRLSCTGCGATIRMSYATRRMVEDHPPLGYCDGRRPWLGTDEKVECKAPMRFLLRSASHAYFSVPASVIHIPDRDAAMREKVTSVHDTIKGADDADDVRFFRKKVEAVRVALEGMSDDAVFAEILRRREGQTVARKKIKQAELEVLLAGDESQNNERFALKNVPLPKHRKGILSRIGKVVLLPRLTEVRALCGFTRFEQRTTDIDGELDIGAEVARLDEPVTWLPAVENPGEGFFFSLDESALLAWLRDKPGVEARDRLIKAGFKAWQEQRDDRKKAKDDFANVRYVLLHSLAHLLITAVSLECGYSASSIRERIYAGAGGSGILLYTASPGAEGSLGGLVEVGRHLERYLAQALDLGRLCSNDPVCAAHLPDHEVGGGDRYLEGASCHGCLLISEPSCERMNLYLDRTLVVGTVESSDAAFFEGV, from the coding sequence ATGAGCAAGGATCTCTGGAAGGTCGGGGTGAAGTGGCGAGAGAAGCGGCCCGAGGGCACGATCCGCCATAGCCAGATCATCACGACGTACGGCCCGGGGGCGCTGGTCGATTTCGTCGACGACGCGGCGATCGTCGCGGGGCTCTCGTGGTGGGCGAAGGGCGAGCAGATCACGGAGGATCGGCTGCTCGCGATGCTGTCGAAGGAGCCCGATTTCCGGAACGTGAAGCTCCACGCGCCCCCAGCATCCGGGCGGGAGCTCGAGTCGCCCGATCGAAAGTGGATCAAGGCATTCCGGTTCCCGGAGTGGTTCATTTGCCAGAACGAGCATTGCTGGGAGGACGGCGGGCTCGCGCCACGCAAGGATGGCGCGAAGCCGAGGCGGCTTCTGCGGATCAACCAGCTCGACGGGACGGGGCACAAGTGCAAGGGAGGGAAGGGGAAGGCGAGCAAGGTGCAGCCGGTGCGCTTCACGCGTGCGTGCCCCGCCGGGCACCTCGACGACATCGCGTGGATCGATCTCGCCCATCTCCGCCGCAAGGAGGCCGACCCGTGCCGCCGCCCGATTCTGTGGATCGACGAGGCCGCGGCGAGCGGCGACCTGGACGACGTGCGGCTTTCGTGCACCGGATGCGGCGCGACGATTCGCATGAGTTACGCCACGCGGCGCATGGTGGAGGACCATCCTCCGCTCGGCTATTGCGACGGAAGGCGGCCCTGGCTTGGGACCGACGAGAAGGTCGAATGCAAAGCACCGATGCGCTTCTTGCTGCGCTCGGCGTCCCATGCGTATTTCTCGGTGCCGGCGAGCGTCATTCACATCCCGGACCGCGACGCCGCCATGCGCGAGAAGGTGACGAGCGTCCACGATACCATCAAGGGCGCGGACGACGCCGACGATGTGCGGTTCTTCCGCAAGAAGGTCGAGGCCGTGCGCGTCGCGCTCGAAGGGATGTCCGATGACGCCGTATTCGCGGAGATCCTCCGTCGGCGCGAGGGGCAAACGGTCGCGCGGAAGAAGATCAAGCAAGCGGAGCTCGAGGTCCTGCTCGCCGGGGACGAGTCCCAGAACAACGAGCGTTTCGCCCTGAAGAACGTGCCCCTGCCGAAGCACCGGAAGGGCATCCTGTCGCGGATCGGCAAGGTGGTGCTGCTTCCCCGCCTGACCGAGGTTCGCGCGCTCTGCGGCTTCACGCGGTTCGAGCAACGAACGACGGACATCGACGGCGAGCTCGACATCGGGGCCGAGGTGGCCCGGCTCGACGAGCCGGTGACATGGCTCCCCGCCGTGGAGAACCCGGGCGAAGGTTTTTTCTTTTCGCTGGACGAATCCGCCCTTCTCGCTTGGCTTCGCGACAAACCTGGCGTGGAAGCGCGCGACCGGCTCATCAAGGCCGGTTTCAAAGCATGGCAGGAGCAGCGCGACGACCGGAAGAAGGCGAAGGACGACTTCGCGAACGTGCGTTACGTCCTCCTGCACTCGCTGGCGCACTTGCTGATCACCGCCGTGTCCCTGGAGTGTGGTTACTCGGCGAGCTCGATCCGGGAGCGCATCTATGCGGGTGCCGGGGGCTCGGGCATTCTTCTCTACACGGCGTCGCCCGGGGCCGAGGGCTCGCTCGGTGGACTCGTGGAGGTGGGGCGGCACCTCGAGCGGTATCTCGCACAGGCCCTCGACCTGGGCCGGCTTTGCTCGAACGATCCCGTATGTGCAGCGCATCTACCCGACCACGAGGTCGGTGGCGGAGACCGTTACCTCGAAGGGGCGTCGTGCCACGGATGCTTGCTCATCTCGGAGCCTTCGTGCGAGCGAATGAACCTGTACCTCGACCGCACCTTGGTCGTCGGGACCGTCGAATCCTCGGACGCTGCGTTCTTCGAGGGCGTGTGA
- the drmA gene encoding DISARM system helicase DrmA — translation MATPATVRADLVYTLRDDLLGPDPDDPRDAAHATETLTSSPAHWYLTGFLAPTGQKAEEKEDEEAGDDLSSALDDASEGEADAPAARRPVFPSSMGLSVLVRAASKRLTVRVTFGTYAPASPPPSPRSGEGLGVRPDSDIPPAEDARSRHHWVRTPYEHTVTIPLDDKPRFDVLLEGSGGVVLRVVLRPVPETELAFVEKGTRYATIFLVNQRDPIPRPEEDRGFIFQTRFTVSCTEDFVPRPNLRGASPDADIDEKVGDLLYRDCFEYAVGHGVSTVAKVQGQGRDPFCNEVSTTWLPTAEIEKVEPSEVKGVTLEMRELAKIEDAETLKDKVGKLVTAYGEWIEAQADTDLDGHATRMDTAAGLLDAARRAKARIERGIRILGESPAALEAFRVANDVMADAQTQREKRKDPASVASGKFVPKWRPFQLAFLLMNVAAQVEPTSDERDWVDLIFFPTGGGKTEAYLGLAAFTLVLRRLTHPGIGSAGVTVLMRYTLRLLTLDQLERAAALICALELRRRKDPQKLGPQRFSIGLWVGKSATPNRFGTDQDHDESTALNRVKKFREDPKKNPSPIPLDRCPWCGESFHQDTFELKPDFKAPDRLRVVCTGKCEFRWQKDHPEGIPILAVDDEIYRELPCFLIATVDKFAGLPWVGKTGLLLGKNVTHHNQLGFYGPAEMPPTARPLPEPLLPPDLIIQDELHLISGPLGTMVGLYETAIDHLTTRQIGEKRVRPKIVASTATVRRAQAQIRALFGRSEVEVFPPPGPNRRTSFFAETVPTTKANARQYVGLSAPGRSQKVLLMRTYIALLSAAQRTFLEDPKAADPYMTLVGYFNSLRELGGSQRIVEEEVRARLMRASLRHRAGETSAHFVDRKIAFECVELTSRRTTDEVKEAKERLEQVHFEKSKKHAPVDVALASNMISVGVDIQRLGLMVVCGQPKTTAEYIQATSRVGRDAKRPGLVVTLLNAHKPRDRSHFEHFAAYHQSFYRGVEATSITPFSPRAVDRGIAGLVVALARLGDPRLTAPDAAEKVGDVKTELGFIGDVIANRAEAHRKGQTGDDPIDDVKAVLRARIDALLDSWTRVVKDDPTKDGLAYQKYEEQSSKRPLLRMPLDEDLAKCKDHEKVFVANRSMRDVEGTTDVYVADLRASQNALARAES, via the coding sequence ATGGCCACCCCCGCCACCGTCCGCGCCGATCTCGTCTACACCCTCCGCGACGATCTCCTCGGCCCCGACCCCGACGACCCTCGCGACGCCGCGCACGCCACCGAGACCCTCACCTCCTCGCCCGCGCACTGGTACCTGACGGGTTTCCTCGCGCCCACGGGTCAGAAGGCCGAGGAGAAGGAGGACGAGGAGGCCGGGGATGACCTCTCCTCGGCGCTCGACGACGCGTCCGAAGGCGAGGCCGATGCGCCCGCCGCGCGTCGCCCCGTGTTCCCGTCGAGCATGGGCCTCAGCGTCCTCGTGCGCGCGGCGAGCAAGCGCCTCACGGTGCGCGTCACCTTCGGCACCTACGCTCCCGCCTCTCCGCCCCCTTCTCCACGAAGTGGAGAGGGGTTGGGGGTGAGGCCCGACAGTGACATCCCCCCCGCCGAAGACGCCCGCTCCCGCCACCACTGGGTCCGCACGCCCTACGAGCACACCGTCACGATTCCGCTCGACGACAAACCGCGGTTCGACGTGCTGCTCGAAGGATCGGGCGGCGTGGTGTTGCGTGTCGTGCTCCGGCCCGTCCCGGAGACGGAGCTCGCGTTCGTCGAGAAAGGGACGCGGTATGCGACCATCTTCCTCGTCAACCAGCGCGACCCCATCCCGCGCCCGGAGGAGGACCGAGGGTTCATCTTTCAGACCCGATTCACGGTTTCCTGCACCGAGGATTTCGTCCCGCGGCCGAACCTGCGCGGGGCGAGCCCGGACGCCGACATCGACGAGAAGGTCGGCGACCTGCTCTATCGCGATTGTTTCGAGTATGCGGTGGGCCACGGCGTCTCCACGGTCGCCAAGGTGCAGGGGCAGGGCAGGGACCCGTTTTGCAATGAGGTCTCCACGACGTGGCTGCCCACGGCCGAGATCGAGAAGGTCGAGCCGTCGGAGGTCAAAGGTGTCACCCTCGAAATGCGCGAGCTCGCCAAGATCGAGGACGCCGAGACGCTGAAGGACAAGGTCGGGAAGCTCGTGACCGCCTACGGCGAATGGATCGAGGCGCAGGCGGACACGGACCTGGACGGGCACGCGACGCGGATGGATACGGCGGCGGGATTGCTCGACGCCGCACGCCGCGCGAAGGCGCGAATCGAGCGAGGCATTCGTATCCTCGGGGAGAGCCCTGCCGCGCTCGAGGCGTTCCGCGTCGCGAACGACGTGATGGCCGATGCGCAGACCCAGCGGGAGAAACGAAAGGATCCGGCGAGCGTCGCGTCGGGCAAATTCGTCCCGAAGTGGCGTCCGTTCCAGCTCGCGTTTTTGCTGATGAACGTCGCCGCGCAGGTGGAGCCGACGAGCGACGAGCGCGACTGGGTGGACCTCATCTTCTTCCCGACGGGCGGCGGTAAAACCGAGGCGTACCTCGGCCTCGCGGCCTTCACGCTCGTCTTGCGCAGGCTCACGCACCCGGGGATCGGCTCGGCGGGCGTGACGGTGCTCATGCGGTACACGCTCCGCCTGCTCACGCTCGACCAGCTCGAGCGCGCGGCGGCGCTGATCTGCGCACTCGAACTGCGCCGGCGGAAGGATCCGCAGAAGCTCGGGCCGCAGCGGTTCTCCATTGGCCTCTGGGTCGGCAAGAGCGCGACGCCGAACCGCTTCGGGACGGATCAGGATCACGACGAGTCGACAGCGCTGAACCGGGTGAAGAAGTTCCGGGAGGACCCGAAGAAGAACCCTTCGCCCATCCCGCTCGACCGGTGCCCCTGGTGCGGAGAATCGTTCCATCAGGACACGTTCGAGCTGAAGCCCGATTTCAAGGCGCCGGACCGGCTGCGGGTGGTCTGCACGGGGAAATGCGAGTTCCGCTGGCAGAAGGACCACCCCGAGGGGATCCCGATCCTCGCGGTGGACGACGAGATCTATCGCGAGTTGCCCTGTTTCCTGATCGCCACCGTCGACAAGTTCGCCGGGCTGCCGTGGGTTGGCAAGACGGGGCTCCTGCTGGGCAAGAACGTCACCCACCACAACCAGCTCGGCTTTTACGGCCCGGCGGAGATGCCCCCGACCGCGCGCCCCTTGCCCGAGCCGCTCTTGCCGCCGGACCTCATCATCCAGGACGAGCTGCACCTCATCTCGGGCCCGCTCGGGACGATGGTCGGGCTTTACGAGACGGCGATCGACCATTTGACGACGCGGCAGATTGGCGAGAAGCGGGTGCGGCCGAAGATCGTCGCGTCCACGGCGACGGTGCGGCGGGCGCAGGCGCAGATTCGAGCGCTCTTTGGTCGATCGGAGGTCGAGGTCTTCCCGCCGCCAGGTCCGAATCGAAGGACCTCGTTTTTCGCCGAGACGGTGCCGACCACGAAGGCGAATGCGCGCCAGTACGTGGGCCTCTCGGCCCCGGGCCGCAGCCAGAAGGTGCTGCTCATGCGGACGTACATCGCGCTGCTTTCTGCCGCGCAGCGCACGTTCCTCGAGGACCCGAAGGCCGCGGACCCGTACATGACGCTCGTCGGGTACTTCAATAGCTTGCGCGAGCTCGGGGGCTCGCAGCGCATCGTGGAGGAGGAGGTCCGCGCGAGGCTCATGCGCGCGAGCCTGCGTCATCGCGCGGGAGAGACGAGCGCGCATTTCGTCGATCGGAAGATCGCATTCGAGTGCGTAGAATTGACGAGCCGGCGAACGACGGACGAGGTGAAGGAGGCCAAGGAGCGGCTGGAGCAGGTCCACTTCGAGAAATCGAAGAAGCACGCGCCGGTCGACGTTGCGCTCGCGTCGAACATGATCTCCGTCGGCGTCGACATCCAGCGATTGGGTCTCATGGTCGTCTGTGGTCAACCCAAGACGACGGCGGAATACATCCAGGCCACGAGCCGCGTCGGCCGTGACGCGAAGAGGCCCGGGCTCGTGGTGACCCTGCTCAACGCGCACAAGCCACGCGACCGCTCGCATTTCGAGCACTTCGCCGCGTACCATCAATCCTTCTACCGTGGCGTAGAGGCCACGAGCATCACGCCCTTCTCGCCTCGCGCAGTGGACCGCGGCATCGCCGGTCTCGTCGTGGCGCTGGCCCGGCTCGGCGATCCGCGCCTCACGGCACCCGACGCCGCGGAAAAAGTTGGCGACGTCAAGACCGAGCTCGGGTTCATCGGTGACGTGATCGCGAACCGCGCCGAGGCCCACCGGAAGGGGCAAACGGGGGACGACCCGATCGATGACGTGAAGGCCGTGCTGCGGGCGAGGATCGACGCGTTGCTCGATAGCTGGACCCGCGTCGTGAAGGATGATCCCACGAAGGACGGGCTCGCTTATCAGAAATACGAAGAGCAATCCTCGAAGAGGCCGCTGCTCCGGATGCCTCTCGATGAGGACCTCGCGAAGTGCAAAGACCACGAGAAGGTCTTCGTGGCGAACCGCTCCATGCGTGACGTCGAGGGCACGACGGACGTGTACGTCGCAGACCTGCGGGCGAGCCAGAACGCTTTGGCGAGGGCCGAATCATGA